In the genome of Qipengyuania seohaensis, one region contains:
- the creD gene encoding cell envelope integrity protein CreD yields MRDRSPTVKLVIAGLIGLVLLIPIIMVYDLVNDRQNQARIAESTITAGAGGSQVVSTPVLAVPYLTEKQVPVLVDGKSVMQTQQVRSEILIAPVQHSLETRLDTERKKKAIYETVVFSADMTGQARFELPEDLSSYDVTRDQLVLSEAQLRFGVSDARGLRGGAKASLGGESVELVPGQRARGEGSGFHGTYDWSEGDALDLEYSYTLRGSRSLSLAPEGGDTRWNVTSAWQHPGFEGRYLPDTSDISDEGFSASWSIGTLAIGQGPADEAEAELERRMMSEYSAIEEASDVARATIALVEPGDIYSQVDRSVKYGFLFIGFTFLAFLLFDVIGGARVAAAEYLLTGAGLVLFFVLLLAFAEVAGFALAYLVASGAIIGLLTAYSAAVLGGWKRAGFIGGLLTVLYAGLYVLMSLEEASLIVGSVAMFFALAGVMYATRNLDWSQTVREPGEPFET; encoded by the coding sequence ATGCGAGACAGATCCCCCACAGTCAAACTGGTCATAGCGGGGCTGATCGGCCTCGTGCTGCTGATCCCGATCATCATGGTCTACGATCTTGTGAACGACCGGCAGAACCAGGCCCGCATCGCAGAAAGCACCATCACCGCGGGCGCGGGCGGATCGCAAGTGGTTTCCACCCCGGTCCTTGCCGTACCCTATCTCACCGAGAAACAGGTTCCGGTTCTGGTTGATGGCAAGTCTGTCATGCAGACGCAGCAGGTCCGCTCGGAAATCCTGATTGCCCCGGTGCAGCATTCGCTCGAAACCCGGCTCGATACGGAACGCAAGAAGAAGGCGATCTACGAGACGGTGGTTTTCTCTGCCGACATGACCGGACAGGCGCGGTTCGAATTACCCGAGGATCTTTCCAGCTATGATGTGACGCGTGACCAGCTCGTCCTGTCCGAGGCGCAGCTGCGCTTCGGTGTCAGCGATGCGCGCGGCTTGCGGGGCGGGGCGAAAGCGAGCCTTGGCGGAGAATCGGTCGAGCTTGTCCCGGGCCAGCGTGCTCGCGGCGAAGGCAGCGGCTTTCACGGCACCTACGACTGGAGCGAAGGCGACGCACTGGACCTCGAATACAGCTATACCCTGCGCGGTAGCCGGTCCCTGTCACTGGCCCCCGAGGGAGGCGACACCCGCTGGAACGTGACCTCCGCCTGGCAGCACCCCGGGTTCGAGGGTCGCTATCTGCCGGATACCAGCGACATCTCCGACGAAGGCTTCAGCGCAAGCTGGTCGATCGGAACGCTCGCCATTGGCCAGGGACCGGCAGACGAGGCCGAAGCCGAACTGGAGCGTCGCATGATGTCGGAATACAGCGCGATCGAAGAAGCCTCGGACGTGGCGCGGGCCACCATCGCCTTGGTCGAACCCGGCGATATTTACTCTCAGGTCGACCGCAGCGTGAAATACGGCTTCCTCTTCATCGGCTTCACCTTCCTCGCTTTCCTGCTGTTCGACGTGATCGGCGGCGCCCGCGTGGCAGCGGCGGAATACCTGCTGACCGGAGCAGGACTTGTGCTGTTCTTCGTGCTGCTGCTGGCCTTTGCCGAGGTTGCGGGCTTTGCCCTTGCGTATCTTGTCGCCAGCGGCGCCATCATCGGACTGTTGACCGCGTACAGCGCCGCAGTGCTCGGCGGGTGGAAACGGGCAGGTTTTATCGGCGGCCTGCTGACCGTTCTCTACGCCGGGCTCTATGTGCTGATGAGTCTCGAAGAGGCCTCGCTGATCGTCGGCTCGGTCGCGATGTTCTTCGCGCTTGCCGGGGTGATGTATGCCACCCGCAATCTCGACTGGTCGCAGACCGTTCGGGAGCCGGGAGAACCGTTCGAGACCTGA
- a CDS encoding RNA pyrophosphohydrolase: MLVNGDGRVFVGRRIDNKEGDWWQMPQGGVDEGEDLDQAALRELAEETGARPEHVSIIDRMAESVRYDLPEELIGKLWGGKYRGQEQVWFLARFSGSDEDIDLNAHDPAEFCDWKWAEPEHLPELIVPFKKRVYRAVVEAFRELV; this comes from the coding sequence ATGCTGGTCAATGGCGACGGGCGCGTGTTCGTCGGTCGCCGGATCGACAACAAGGAAGGCGACTGGTGGCAGATGCCCCAGGGCGGTGTCGACGAGGGCGAAGACCTCGACCAGGCCGCACTGCGCGAACTGGCGGAAGAAACCGGCGCACGGCCCGAACACGTCTCCATCATCGACCGCATGGCCGAATCCGTCCGCTACGACCTGCCCGAAGAACTGATCGGCAAGCTATGGGGCGGAAAATACCGCGGTCAGGAGCAGGTCTGGTTCCTCGCCCGTTTCTCCGGCAGCGACGAGGACATCGACCTCAACGCGCATGACCCGGCCGAATTCTGCGATTGGAAATGGGCCGAACCCGAGCACCTTCCCGAACTGATCGTGCCGTTCAAGAAGCGCGTCTACCGCGCCGTCGTCGAGGCTTTTCGCGAGCTGGTCTGA
- a CDS encoding RsmB/NOP family class I SAM-dependent RNA methyltransferase encodes MTPAARVQTSIELLDAIIASARSKGAPADRILADWFRNNRFAGSKDRRAIRESVYAAIRACGPVPATGRAAMLRLAETDENICALFDGSNYGPAELAGDEPLAAGGIAPEWLEGKLAGSDISGPEAQALLDRAPLDIRVNTLKAERATLALPVETTPTAAPNGLRLEAGTQVEQWPEWREGKIEIQDTGSQIACLAVGAQPGETIIDLCAGGGGKTLSLAAAMDNLGRLVASDTDRNRLSALMPRAERAGATNIETVLLNPGQELDALASFEGQADAVLIDAPCSGVGTWRRNPEARWRLDDKELARLTDLQARLLDIAARLVKPGGRLVYVTCSLLDEEGAEQFDAFLARHTAFSAAAMDLPAGRGRGQGIRLTPHHDGTDGFFIARAEKS; translated from the coding sequence ATGACTCCCGCTGCCAGAGTCCAGACCTCGATCGAACTGCTCGATGCGATTATCGCGTCGGCACGGTCGAAAGGTGCGCCTGCGGACCGCATTCTTGCCGATTGGTTCCGCAACAATCGTTTTGCCGGATCGAAGGACCGCCGCGCCATTCGCGAGTCGGTCTATGCGGCCATTCGCGCCTGCGGTCCCGTTCCCGCGACCGGCCGCGCAGCGATGCTGCGCCTCGCCGAAACCGACGAAAACATCTGCGCCTTATTCGATGGGTCGAATTACGGTCCGGCAGAACTGGCTGGCGACGAACCGTTGGCTGCAGGCGGAATTGCGCCCGAATGGCTGGAGGGAAAGCTTGCCGGTTCGGACATCTCAGGCCCGGAAGCGCAAGCATTGCTGGACCGCGCACCGCTGGACATCCGCGTCAACACCCTGAAAGCCGAGCGCGCCACCCTGGCGCTGCCGGTCGAAACCACGCCGACCGCCGCGCCCAATGGTCTGCGCCTGGAAGCGGGCACGCAGGTCGAACAATGGCCGGAGTGGCGCGAAGGCAAGATCGAGATTCAGGACACCGGATCGCAGATTGCCTGCCTTGCTGTCGGTGCGCAGCCAGGCGAGACCATCATCGACCTGTGCGCGGGCGGAGGCGGCAAGACCCTGTCGCTCGCCGCGGCGATGGACAATCTTGGCCGCCTTGTCGCCAGCGATACCGACCGCAATCGCTTGTCGGCCCTCATGCCGCGTGCGGAGCGGGCAGGGGCGACCAATATCGAGACGGTGCTGCTCAATCCGGGTCAGGAACTTGATGCTCTCGCTAGTTTCGAGGGTCAGGCGGATGCCGTCCTGATCGATGCGCCGTGTTCGGGCGTCGGCACATGGCGCCGCAATCCCGAAGCGCGCTGGAGGCTGGACGACAAGGAACTCGCGCGCCTCACCGACCTGCAGGCCCGCCTGCTCGACATTGCTGCGCGGCTCGTGAAGCCAGGCGGGCGGTTGGTCTATGTGACGTGTTCGCTGCTCGACGAAGAGGGCGCGGAGCAGTTCGATGCTTTCCTTGCCCGCCATACAGCGTTCAGCGCCGCAGCAATGGATCTCCCCGCAGGGCGTGGACGAGGGCAGGGCATCCGCCTCACCCCGCATCACGACGGGACGGACGGTTTTTTCATCGCTCGTGCAGAAAAGTCGTGA
- a CDS encoding 3-hydroxybutyrate dehydrogenase: protein MFLEGKRALVTGSTSGIGLATARALAAEGAEVVLNGFGDEGEIARLCEELGATHSGADLTDVAQIEAMMADTGGIDILVNNAGMQHVAPVEEFPAAKWDMIVALNLTAAFHTTRLVVPHMKEKGWGRIINTASAHSKVASPFKSAYNAAKHGLDGFTKTIGLELAPHGITANCISPGYVWTPLVENQIPDTMKARGMTRDQVINDVLLVKQATKKFVQPEEIGALAVFLCRDEAQNVNGANWSVDGGWTAE, encoded by the coding sequence ATGTTTCTCGAAGGAAAGCGCGCACTTGTCACCGGATCGACTTCGGGCATCGGTCTGGCGACTGCTCGGGCACTTGCAGCGGAAGGGGCTGAGGTCGTCCTGAACGGCTTCGGGGACGAGGGCGAGATCGCCAGGTTGTGCGAAGAACTGGGCGCGACCCATTCTGGCGCCGACCTGACCGACGTCGCCCAGATCGAGGCGATGATGGCAGACACCGGCGGGATCGACATCCTCGTCAACAACGCCGGGATGCAGCACGTCGCCCCGGTCGAGGAATTTCCCGCCGCCAAGTGGGACATGATCGTCGCGCTGAACCTGACAGCCGCTTTTCACACCACGCGGCTTGTCGTGCCGCACATGAAGGAGAAGGGCTGGGGCCGCATCATCAACACCGCGAGCGCGCACTCCAAGGTCGCCTCACCCTTCAAGAGCGCATATAATGCCGCGAAGCATGGCCTCGACGGTTTTACAAAGACTATCGGCCTGGAATTGGCACCACATGGCATCACGGCCAATTGCATCAGCCCGGGCTATGTCTGGACGCCGCTGGTCGAAAACCAGATCCCCGACACGATGAAGGCGCGCGGCATGACCCGCGACCAGGTCATCAACGACGTGCTGCTGGTCAAGCAGGCAACGAAGAAGTTCGTCCAGCCGGAAGAGATCGGCGCGCTCGCGGTATTCCTCTGCCGCGACGAGGCGCAGAACGTCAACGGCGCGAACTGGAGCGTCGATGGCGGGTGGACGGCGGAGTAA
- the guaB gene encoding IMP dehydrogenase → MDIPLGLTFDDVLLRPAESDILPSMAKTFTRLTRDIQLNIPVISSAMDTVTEADMAIAMAQLGGIGVLHRNFEVKDQAAAVRAVKRYESGMVVNPITINPEATLGDAQQIMTANRISGIPVTDRGGKLVGILTNRDVRFAENPNQPVSELMTTENLATVPLGTGQEEARRMLHQRRIEKLLVVDDDGRCVGLITVKDIEKAVAYPNATKDITGRLRVAAASTVGDKGFERTQALIDAEVDVVVIDTAHGHNKEVSKAVERVKKLSNSVQVIAGNVATAEATRALCDAGADAVKVGIGPGSICTTRVVAGVGVPQLTAIMDCAEAAEKAGVPVIGDGGLRTSGDAAKALAAGASSIMIGSMLAGTEEAPGETFIYQGRSYKSYRGMGSVGAMARGSADRYFQADVSQQKLVPEGIEGQVPYKGAAAAVVHQLVGGIKAAMGYTGSATIEDLRKRAQFVRITNAGLTESHVHDVSITREAPNYPSR, encoded by the coding sequence ATCGACATCCCCCTCGGCCTTACTTTCGACGACGTTCTCCTGCGTCCGGCAGAGAGCGATATCCTGCCATCGATGGCCAAGACTTTCACGCGGCTGACGCGCGATATCCAGCTCAACATCCCGGTCATCTCCAGCGCGATGGACACGGTGACGGAAGCCGACATGGCGATCGCCATGGCGCAGCTTGGCGGCATCGGCGTGTTGCACCGCAATTTCGAAGTGAAGGACCAGGCGGCCGCCGTTCGCGCGGTGAAGCGCTATGAAAGCGGCATGGTGGTCAACCCGATCACCATCAATCCCGAAGCGACGCTTGGCGATGCGCAGCAGATCATGACCGCCAACCGGATCAGCGGCATTCCCGTGACCGATCGCGGCGGAAAGCTGGTCGGCATCCTCACCAACCGCGACGTGCGCTTTGCGGAAAATCCGAACCAGCCCGTCAGCGAGCTGATGACCACCGAGAACCTCGCCACCGTGCCACTCGGCACCGGACAGGAAGAGGCACGCCGGATGCTGCACCAGCGCCGGATCGAAAAGCTGCTCGTCGTCGACGACGACGGGCGCTGCGTCGGCCTGATCACGGTCAAGGACATCGAAAAGGCCGTGGCCTATCCCAATGCGACCAAGGATATCACCGGACGCCTGCGCGTCGCTGCTGCATCGACGGTCGGCGACAAGGGTTTCGAGCGGACGCAAGCGCTGATCGATGCCGAAGTGGACGTGGTGGTGATCGACACCGCCCACGGCCACAACAAGGAAGTTTCCAAGGCTGTCGAACGGGTGAAGAAGCTGTCGAACAGCGTGCAGGTGATCGCGGGCAATGTCGCGACAGCCGAAGCCACGCGCGCCCTGTGCGATGCAGGCGCGGATGCGGTGAAGGTCGGCATCGGTCCGGGCTCGATCTGTACCACGCGTGTCGTCGCCGGTGTCGGCGTGCCTCAGCTCACCGCAATCATGGATTGCGCCGAAGCGGCAGAGAAGGCCGGCGTGCCGGTTATCGGCGATGGCGGACTTCGCACCAGCGGCGATGCAGCCAAGGCGCTGGCCGCAGGCGCATCGAGCATCATGATCGGTTCGATGCTGGCAGGCACCGAAGAAGCCCCCGGCGAAACCTTCATCTATCAGGGCCGCAGCTACAAGAGCTACCGCGGCATGGGCAGCGTGGGCGCAATGGCACGCGGCAGTGCCGACCGCTATTTCCAGGCCGACGTCAGCCAGCAGAAACTGGTGCCCGAAGGGATCGAGGGCCAGGTGCCCTACAAGGGTGCCGCCGCGGCCGTGGTTCACCAGCTCGTCGGCGGGATCAAGGCCGCCATGGGTTACACCGGTAGCGCCACGATCGAAGACCTGCGCAAGCGCGCGCAGTTCGTGCGCATCACCAATGCCGGGCTTACCGAAAGCCACGTGCACGACGTATCCATTACGCGCGAAGCACCGAACTACCCTTCGCGCTGA
- a CDS encoding M56 family metallopeptidase gives MIELLHEYWEWFLFDTLVWTGALIAMVMVLRRPVARHFGSGAAYALWFIPLARLFVPPFTLPAWMNLTPREEVSFETAPLALDEAAGEPAGYFADMVASTPAPQTFPDPTDFVLPLVAIWLVGAAVMLTRRFYLYFELRRDLLDDARPVGDVGSVRLIETPAISGPMAFGVLDRVIALPAGFMASRDRISRDLAIAHELAHHRGGDLIVNMAVQPLFAIHWFNPLGWLGWSALRRDQEAACDARVVAARPREERATYAGIIADFARHPQGTPRPALAAPMACPVLGDKSIIHRLRSLNMSDISPRRRIAGRATLASAFLAVPLTASVCFAEVSAMTPVDEVALVEPAPLADFTYPLPPAPPEAPEVPGHIEVPAPPMAPLAPPAPDVERAQADAKRAMAEARRLHAEVKREEKRWSAEAYGEGRKAWAESRVAYAESRQDWAEGRVAYAEAKREKAEAWSEARQEQLEAETEAAVAHAVAEAMAAVPEVIEKCVYPDQPVTTKVKANGKTVMYVCETAGDRLALSAIRGARKAIAKDKSLSAEIRKEILRDLDQEIAELESSIS, from the coding sequence ATGATCGAGCTCTTGCACGAATATTGGGAATGGTTCCTGTTCGACACACTGGTGTGGACAGGCGCCCTGATCGCGATGGTGATGGTGCTTCGCCGTCCCGTAGCAAGACATTTCGGCTCTGGTGCTGCCTACGCGCTGTGGTTCATTCCGCTGGCGCGCCTGTTCGTGCCGCCGTTCACGCTTCCTGCCTGGATGAACCTGACCCCGCGCGAGGAAGTCTCTTTCGAAACCGCGCCGCTCGCCCTGGATGAGGCCGCGGGAGAACCTGCGGGCTATTTCGCGGACATGGTTGCCAGCACACCCGCGCCGCAGACCTTCCCGGACCCGACCGACTTCGTGTTGCCGCTCGTGGCGATCTGGCTGGTCGGTGCTGCCGTCATGCTGACGCGGCGCTTCTATCTCTATTTCGAATTGCGCCGTGACTTGCTCGACGATGCCCGGCCCGTGGGCGATGTCGGCAGCGTACGCCTGATCGAAACGCCAGCGATTTCTGGGCCCATGGCGTTCGGCGTGCTCGACCGTGTGATTGCGCTACCTGCTGGCTTCATGGCGAGCCGAGACAGGATATCCCGCGATCTCGCCATTGCGCACGAACTCGCCCATCACCGCGGCGGGGACCTGATAGTCAACATGGCCGTCCAGCCGCTGTTCGCGATCCATTGGTTCAATCCGCTTGGCTGGCTGGGCTGGAGCGCGCTGCGCCGCGACCAGGAAGCTGCCTGTGACGCTCGTGTCGTCGCCGCCCGTCCGCGGGAAGAACGCGCAACCTATGCCGGTATCATTGCCGATTTCGCTCGCCATCCGCAGGGGACGCCGCGACCGGCGCTCGCCGCGCCGATGGCGTGTCCAGTTCTGGGGGACAAGTCGATCATCCATCGTTTGAGGAGTTTGAACATGTCCGATATTTCACCGCGCCGCCGCATTGCCGGCCGCGCCACCCTGGCGAGTGCATTTCTCGCCGTGCCGCTTACGGCTTCGGTCTGCTTTGCCGAGGTTTCGGCCATGACACCCGTCGACGAGGTTGCTCTGGTAGAGCCTGCTCCGCTCGCCGACTTTACGTATCCCTTGCCGCCGGCCCCGCCCGAGGCACCGGAGGTTCCGGGCCATATCGAAGTGCCCGCGCCGCCCATGGCCCCGCTTGCTCCGCCTGCACCCGATGTGGAACGTGCGCAGGCCGATGCCAAGCGCGCGATGGCGGAAGCACGCCGCCTGCATGCAGAGGTAAAGCGTGAAGAGAAGCGCTGGAGTGCCGAAGCCTATGGCGAAGGGCGCAAGGCTTGGGCCGAGTCCCGCGTTGCCTATGCGGAAAGTCGCCAGGACTGGGCAGAAGGCCGCGTAGCCTATGCCGAAGCCAAGAGGGAAAAGGCCGAAGCATGGTCTGAAGCACGGCAGGAACAGCTGGAGGCGGAGACCGAAGCCGCAGTGGCTCACGCAGTCGCCGAAGCCATGGCCGCCGTTCCTGAAGTCATCGAGAAATGCGTCTATCCTGACCAGCCTGTGACCACCAAGGTGAAGGCCAATGGCAAGACGGTGATGTATGTCTGCGAGACCGCCGGGGATCGCCTCGCGCTCAGCGCAATCCGCGGCGCACGCAAGGCCATCGCGAAGGACAAGTCGCTCTCTGCGGAAATCCGCAAGGAAATCCTGCGCGACTTGGACCAAGAGATAGCCGAGCTCGAATCCTCGATTTCCTGA
- a CDS encoding tetratricopeptide repeat protein, which translates to MRFAPAAAALSLALALTASVSWGNERDPAPRAGVLIAEGKSALDAGDTQGAIDAFEAALAVDPGYTPIFIHLAEAARADNLQGKAIRYYREALDRDPQNLVAMAGEGAALAEKGALEKAREKLAAVQSLCGETCPETQQIAAAIAAGPRTPVMTAEATLPETQGVQAN; encoded by the coding sequence ATGCGTTTTGCTCCTGCCGCTGCTGCCCTTTCGCTAGCCCTCGCGCTTACGGCGAGTGTCAGCTGGGGGAACGAACGGGATCCGGCCCCGCGCGCAGGTGTGTTGATTGCCGAGGGCAAGTCCGCTCTGGACGCTGGCGATACGCAGGGCGCAATCGATGCTTTCGAAGCCGCGCTGGCAGTCGATCCGGGATACACGCCGATTTTCATCCACCTCGCCGAAGCGGCGCGGGCGGATAATCTCCAGGGCAAGGCGATCCGTTATTATCGCGAGGCGCTGGACCGCGATCCCCAGAACCTCGTCGCCATGGCTGGCGAAGGTGCCGCGCTGGCTGAAAAGGGTGCTTTGGAGAAAGCCCGAGAAAAGCTGGCGGCGGTTCAGTCGCTATGCGGTGAAACCTGCCCCGAAACGCAGCAAATCGCGGCCGCCATCGCAGCCGGTCCGCGAACTCCTGTGATGACTGCGGAAGCGACCCTGCCGGAAACGCAGGGCGTGCAAGCGAACTAA
- the ypfJ gene encoding KPN_02809 family neutral zinc metallopeptidase, whose product MRLNPFNTNNIKVRSSGGAGKAGGIGCGTIIIAAIGYFVFGLDPMQTASTVESVQQGTQQAGPANTDEEAICSSSEYAREACNGLQSLNQTWARTFQEQGYGDSFRQPTLDLFRNGRVTTQGCGSATSAAGPFYCPADETIYIDTSFYDQLAQMAGNRGDFARYYVLAHEYGHHIQTLTGVSQQIRSAQAQNRRQANQLQVLMELQADCYAGVWAGKNRNLIEPGDIEEGMEAAAAIGDDRLTGGRVSSENFTHGTSAQRSQALRLGLQGDDRQCDAITNIG is encoded by the coding sequence ATGCGGCTAAATCCATTCAATACCAACAATATCAAGGTTCGCTCCAGCGGGGGCGCCGGCAAGGCTGGCGGCATCGGCTGCGGCACGATCATCATCGCCGCCATCGGCTATTTCGTCTTCGGGCTCGACCCGATGCAGACCGCGAGCACGGTCGAAAGCGTGCAGCAGGGCACGCAGCAGGCGGGACCCGCCAACACCGACGAAGAGGCGATTTGCAGCTCCAGCGAATATGCGCGCGAGGCGTGTAATGGTTTGCAGTCGCTCAACCAGACGTGGGCGCGCACTTTCCAGGAACAGGGCTATGGCGACAGTTTCCGCCAGCCCACGCTCGACCTGTTCCGCAACGGCCGCGTCACGACGCAGGGCTGCGGCAGCGCGACATCGGCCGCCGGTCCGTTCTACTGTCCGGCCGACGAAACGATCTATATCGATACCAGCTTCTACGACCAACTGGCGCAGATGGCAGGCAATCGCGGCGATTTCGCGCGCTATTACGTGCTGGCCCATGAATACGGCCACCACATCCAGACGCTGACTGGCGTATCCCAGCAGATCCGCAGCGCGCAGGCCCAGAACCGGCGCCAGGCGAACCAGCTGCAGGTGCTCATGGAACTGCAGGCAGACTGTTATGCCGGTGTATGGGCAGGCAAGAACCGTAACCTGATCGAGCCCGGCGATATCGAGGAAGGCATGGAAGCCGCCGCCGCCATCGGTGACGACCGCCTGACCGGCGGCCGCGTGTCTAGCGAGAACTTCACCCACGGCACCAGCGCCCAGCGCAGCCAGGCCTTGCGCCTCGGCCTGCAGGGCGATGACCGCCAGTGCGATGCGATCACCAATATCGGTTGA